The genomic DNA CGCTCGAATCCCGCAAAGCCTGGCGAATCACCGGCGCGAGCTCGGCCGCGGGGTTCGGATGAGCGCCGTCACCGAGCACCAGGTCGAGCAGGATGAGTCGGGTCGCCGGGTCGGAAGCCTCCTGCGCGATGCGGCGCTGTCTCAGGTCGGAATCGATCATCGGATGGGGTCGCCCGACGGTGAACTCATCGGCACCCAGGTCCAGAATGGCATGGCCCGCGCTACGCTCGATCGAAGCGGCCGCAACTCCCTCGACTCCCAGGTTCGACGTCAACGGCGCCAGCAGGAATCTCAGGGCCTGGGTGACCTCGAGAGCCAAGGTACCCCCGGAGAACAGCCCCCGTACGAAACCTTCATCGAAAGGCTCCCCGCTGCGAGCTGAAACACCCGAGAACGAAGGTGTGTTCGCCAGTAACTCGACGGCCCGGTCGGCGGCGCCCTTGAGACTGGGAGCAAACCAGAGATTCGAAAGCGTTTCGAGCGGCGGCGCGGTGCCACTCAACGAAACCACCACCGGCTTGCCCGTAGCGCGTGCCGCCGCCAAGACCTTGGCTGCGACTTCCGGAGCCGGAGGCTTCGAGATCAACACGATGACGCGGGTCTCGGGGTCCCGCGCCAGCAGGTCGAGCGCTTGCAGCGTCGTCACTGCCGCGACCTCCCGGGACAGATCCCGACCCCCCGTCCCGATGGCTTGTGAAATCCCGGCTCCGAGGTCGTCGATGCGGCTCGCCACCGCCTGCAGGCCGGTCCCGGAGGCCGCGACAATCCCGACGCCTCCCCGTCGAACCCGATTGGCGAAGCCCAATCCAACGCCTCCGATGGTCGCAGTACCGCAGTCCGGTCCCATCACCAGGAGGCCCCGCTCTCGAGCCTCGAGTTTGAGCTCGACCTCGTCTTCGCCGGTCACATTGTCGCTGTAAAGAAAGACGTGCCGACCGGCCCGAATCGCTTCGCGAGCCACCTGGGCGGCATAGCGACCGGGCACCGACACCAGCACCCAGCGCGAGTTGGGCGATCCTTCGAGCGCGGTGCGCAGACTCTTGGGCCGGAATGCGGCGACCTCGGAGTCTGCGCTTCTTGACATCAGGCGATCGACTTGTGCCAGAGCTTCGGCGGCAGCGACCTCGGACTCGGCGCGCACCACGATCAAGAGGTCGTCCGGCCCGACCCCGGACAAGGCCTCGGGCAGCAGCGCACCGGCTGCCAGCAGCTCGAGGTTGGCCTCGGTCGCCATCACCACGCCGGCATCCTCGATGCCATCGAGCTTTGCCAGCGCGCTCTGGAGCTGCATCAAGACGATGGAATCAGCGTAGGCGCCACGGCGAATCTGGTGTCCAACTTGCGGCATCGCGCTAGCTCGAGCTTCTCGCCAGCGCTCGCTCGATCTCGAGGCCCCAGCTGAAGAGCCGCTCGTCCTGTCGCGACCGAGCCGCGACCTGGAGACCGATCGGCAAACCACCGGTGCCGGTCCCGGCCGGAATCGCGAGCGTCGGTAATCCGCAGTGCGTCCAGGGAAGATTCATGATCGGATCGCCGGTGGAGCGGAGTCCGTGGGGCGCGACTCCGGGCGCCGCCGGCGAAATCCACAGATCGAGGCCCCAGGTCGTCATCAGAGACTCGAGCTCGTCGCGCAACGACTCGCACCCGACGAGCGCGGTCTGCAGCTCGGAGTCCGAGATCCTCGAGCCCTCCTCGATCAAAAGCGCCGTCTTGGGATGGTAGAGATCTTGAAACCGTGAGTACCATTGTGCGTGAACCCTCGCCGCCTCCGCGGCGACTATGGCGCCATGGCGCACCTCGATCGCCTCGAAGTCCGCCATGACCTCGACTCGGCGCACGTCGAAACCGGCACCTGTCAGGTGCTGGCACAGTTCGCGAAACCAACTGCGAGCCTCGCTTCCGGCGCGGCGCAGATAGGGACCGCCGGGAATTCCCAACACCGGGCGCCGCTCCTCGTAGAGCCTCTCCCAGCCTTCGCAAACCACCGCGGCGACGCGCTCGGCACCGGCAACGTCCGGTGCGAAGAAGCCGATGTGGTCGACCGACGGCGCCAGCGGAATGACGCCCTCGCGGGAAGCTCGATCGTAGGTGGGCTTGAAGCCCACGACGCCACAGTAGGAGGCCGGTCTCGAGATCGAACCGATCGTCTGAGTTCCCAGTGCGAGTGGACACAGGCCCGCCGCAACTGCCGCGGCGGAACCGGAAGACGAGCCGCCCGGTGTATGAGCCGGATCGTGCGGGTTCTTGGTCGAAGCGGGCGCGAAATAGGCGAACTCGGTGGTAGCGGTCTTGCCGAGAATCAGCGCGCCGGACCGGCGCAACCGAGTGACCGCTTTCGCCTCCGGCCCCGCGAGCTCCTCCGGTGGCAAGCGGCTGCCGCCGGCCGTCGGAAAGCCGTCAACGTGAAATATGTCTTTGACTCCCACGGGAAGTCCGAAGAGCGGGGGCCGGGGAGTGCCCTGAGGGAATCGCTCGAGGAGGTCCCGCGCGTCTCGCCGCAGGCGCTCGAAACGTCCTTCCTCCGGGACGAAGGCATGCAGCTTGGGCTCGCGCTCCCGGAACAGCGCTTCCAGCTCCTCGAGATAGTCGGTCAGTGCCACGGCCCCGGAGTGCAAGGAAGCGCTGGTGCTGCCAAGGTCGGTTGTCTTCATGCGCTAGCGCTTCGCATTCGCTCCGCGGCCAGCAGCACCGCATCGACAATGTGCTGATATCCGGTGCATCGGCAGAGATTGCCCGAAAGCGCCGCACGCACTTCCGCCTCGGTCGGGTTCTGGTTGTTTTCCAGAAACGGCACCATGGTCATCAGGATCCCGGCGGTGCAGAAACCGCATTGCAGAGCGTGCGCGTCGCGAAACGCGGTCTGGACAGGGTGCAGCTCGTCGACCGAGGGCGCCAGCCCCTCGACGGTGGCGAGCTTGCGCCCATCGGACTGCACGGCAAAGAGCAGACAGGACCGCACCGGCGCTCCGTCCAGAAGCACCGTGCAGGCTCCGCACACACCGTGCTCGCATCCGACGTGGGTTCCGGTGAGACCCAGCTCGTGGCGCAGAAAATCCGAAAGCAGCTGGCGGGATTCGACCTCGCGCTCGTAGGCTCGGCCGTTGACCTCGGTGGAAACGACGTGCCGGCTCATGACTTCATGCCACCTTCGCTCGATCAAGCGCCGTTGCCAGCACGCGGCGGGTCAGTGCTTCGGCCAGGTGGCGCTTAAAGGCCGCGGTCGCGTGGATATCATCGCTCGGATCGACCTCGTCGCGGCCGGCCGTCAATGCTGCCTCCGCGAAGAGCTCCTCGGACGGCTGCTCGCCCTCGAGAATGGCACAGGCCCGGACGG from bacterium includes the following:
- the fdrA gene encoding acyl-CoA synthetase FdrA, whose product is MPQVGHQIRRGAYADSIVLMQLQSALAKLDGIEDAGVVMATEANLELLAAGALLPEALSGVGPDDLLIVVRAESEVAAAEALAQVDRLMSRSADSEVAAFRPKSLRTALEGSPNSRWVLVSVPGRYAAQVAREAIRAGRHVFLYSDNVTGEDEVELKLEARERGLLVMGPDCGTATIGGVGLGFANRVRRGGVGIVAASGTGLQAVASRIDDLGAGISQAIGTGGRDLSREVAAVTTLQALDLLARDPETRVIVLISKPPAPEVAAKVLAAARATGKPVVVSLSGTAPPLETLSNLWFAPSLKGAADRAVELLANTPSFSGVSARSGEPFDEGFVRGLFSGGTLALEVTQALRFLLAPLTSNLGVEGVAAASIERSAGHAILDLGADEFTVGRPHPMIDSDLRQRRIAQEASDPATRLILLDLVLGDGAHPNPAAELAPVIRQALRDSSERSGVEVGVVVIGTESDPQDLVAQIEELELAGAAVFRSTEELVGFVAERVSPAVLRPEHPVELDPLDPVSCINVGLEHFHDSLVAQDAAVVHVEWRPPAGGNERLQAILAKIG
- a CDS encoding amidase — its product is MKTTDLGSTSASLHSGAVALTDYLEELEALFREREPKLHAFVPEEGRFERLRRDARDLLERFPQGTPRPPLFGLPVGVKDIFHVDGFPTAGGSRLPPEELAGPEAKAVTRLRRSGALILGKTATTEFAYFAPASTKNPHDPAHTPGGSSSGSAAAVAAGLCPLALGTQTIGSISRPASYCGVVGFKPTYDRASREGVIPLAPSVDHIGFFAPDVAGAERVAAVVCEGWERLYEERRPVLGIPGGPYLRRAGSEARSWFRELCQHLTGAGFDVRRVEVMADFEAIEVRHGAIVAAEAARVHAQWYSRFQDLYHPKTALLIEEGSRISDSELQTALVGCESLRDELESLMTTWGLDLWISPAAPGVAPHGLRSTGDPIMNLPWTHCGLPTLAIPAGTGTGGLPIGLQVAARSRQDERLFSWGLEIERALARSSS
- a CDS encoding (2Fe-2S)-binding protein, which encodes MSRHVVSTEVNGRAYEREVESRQLLSDFLRHELGLTGTHVGCEHGVCGACTVLLDGAPVRSCLLFAVQSDGRKLATVEGLAPSVDELHPVQTAFRDAHALQCGFCTAGILMTMVPFLENNQNPTEAEVRAALSGNLCRCTGYQHIVDAVLLAAERMRSASA